In Halobacteriovorax marinus SJ, the following proteins share a genomic window:
- a CDS encoding asparagine synthase-related protein, with product MLGIIGKNVKTEDHSESSLLGKDYFFVANKKLYENEQFSLLLCGTITNFLTEVRSEDNFSNLLELYQRYGNFFYKYIDGPFFIMLWDKSTQKLILANNRHQTSNLYYSFEDSTLYFSDSLEKINSALKSDNPFMPSIRSFLSNGFTYSDKTQIQNISKLLPTFSLIFEKGKLEVINHWDEEINFTKREITNLDDRLNEYENTYQNVLKSYLTKNVGKNIGCLLSGGHDTSFAAIQLSKLNLSKVSAYTVTFPNWAFNEEEHARNIAEKFGIDFCPVPFLPKHLDDIVELIHAVEEPVVGVALPLFILSMKAKEDGIDIIVGGDGGDTMWGEYYPVGEIHRYIKFLPLPCRKLLHLCSKALAKITDWERFWELEHVLSIFAQRDYYDQFMRKLCTYRHFNDPVLRDLFSPESYGGGEISRSILEVPFRRDNFNEALIEGKLFNAFYTYMGFSQTKLMKFLKIDFFMPTVQKPIIDFITALPSLWINGGNTFQRLTNNKKINRKFHKKALSRYLSKDEIYNRSFDIPWHLILRPREDILTELEHALIRRGWYNKTYLKSLFKEFKEQKVKEDELLELKTHGYRIFTLLSLEIWCQLFLDKKSYSSFDGNVSNFLRGHNE from the coding sequence ATGCTAGGTATCATTGGTAAAAATGTCAAAACTGAAGATCATTCAGAAAGCTCTCTATTGGGCAAAGACTACTTCTTTGTGGCCAATAAGAAGCTTTACGAAAATGAGCAATTCTCACTACTGCTTTGCGGAACTATTACAAACTTTCTCACTGAAGTTAGAAGCGAAGACAATTTTTCAAACCTTTTAGAATTATATCAGAGGTATGGCAATTTCTTCTACAAGTATATAGATGGGCCATTCTTTATCATGCTCTGGGACAAGAGTACCCAGAAGTTAATTCTTGCTAATAATAGACATCAGACATCTAATCTCTACTATTCATTTGAAGATAGCACGCTTTACTTTAGTGACTCGCTTGAGAAGATTAACTCCGCTCTAAAATCAGATAATCCTTTCATGCCTAGTATAAGAAGTTTTCTCTCAAATGGTTTTACTTATTCTGATAAAACTCAAATTCAAAATATATCAAAGCTACTCCCTACATTTTCACTCATCTTCGAGAAAGGTAAGTTAGAAGTGATCAATCATTGGGACGAAGAGATCAACTTTACAAAGAGAGAAATTACAAACTTAGATGATAGATTAAATGAGTATGAAAATACTTATCAGAATGTGCTAAAGAGTTATCTCACTAAGAATGTTGGAAAGAATATTGGATGTCTTTTAAGCGGTGGGCACGATACAAGTTTTGCGGCCATTCAGCTTAGTAAATTGAATCTAAGTAAAGTAAGTGCTTACACTGTTACCTTTCCCAACTGGGCCTTTAATGAAGAAGAGCATGCAAGAAATATTGCAGAGAAATTTGGAATCGATTTTTGTCCTGTTCCCTTCTTACCTAAACACCTAGATGATATTGTTGAATTAATTCACGCTGTCGAAGAACCTGTTGTAGGTGTTGCTCTTCCGCTCTTTATACTTTCAATGAAAGCTAAGGAAGACGGGATTGATATTATTGTTGGTGGCGATGGTGGAGATACGATGTGGGGGGAATATTACCCCGTTGGAGAAATTCATCGCTATATAAAGTTCCTTCCCCTTCCTTGCAGAAAGCTACTACACCTATGTAGTAAAGCCCTAGCAAAAATAACAGACTGGGAGAGGTTCTGGGAACTCGAGCACGTATTAAGTATTTTTGCGCAAAGAGATTATTACGATCAATTCATGAGAAAACTCTGCACCTATAGGCATTTTAATGACCCTGTACTTCGAGATCTTTTTTCACCAGAGTCTTACGGTGGAGGAGAGATTTCAAGAAGTATACTAGAGGTGCCATTTAGAAGAGATAATTTTAATGAAGCTCTGATAGAAGGAAAATTATTCAATGCCTTCTATACATATATGGGATTCTCTCAAACAAAACTAATGAAGTTCTTAAAGATTGATTTCTTTATGCCGACTGTTCAAAAACCTATAATTGATTTTATTACAGCTCTTCCTAGTCTCTGGATTAATGGTGGAAATACATTTCAACGTCTCACAAATAATAAGAAAATAAATAGAAAATTTCATAAGAAGGCCTTATCAAGATATTTATCTAAAGATGAGATATATAATCGAAGCTTTGATATTCCCTGGCATCTTATTTTAAGGCCGAGGGAAGATATCCTAACAGAATTAGAGCACGCTCTCATAAGACGAGGATGGTACAACAAGACCTATCTCAAATCCCTTTTTAAAGAGTTTAAAGAGCAAAAAGTTAAAGAAGATGAGCTTCTTGAACTTAAAACCCATGGTTATAGGATATTCACCCTATTAAGCTTAGAGATATGGTGCCAATTATTTTTAGATAAGAAAAGTTATTCAAGTTTTGACGGTAACGTATCTAACTTCCTAAGAGGTCACAATGAATGA
- a CDS encoding nucleotide sugar dehydrogenase — translation MNEICIHGLGIVGLVQALKLCEDGHKVALYDINSETKESISRAKIPFYERDIEGLLEKYLNQSLRLIDESEIANYNIHFICVGTPSNSNNTVNLDHLISSIEGIEEKGIKNATLVIRSTVPPNTITELTHSKNSFDNIIYFPEFLRQGSAWKDQKDEKTIIYSVNRGCDSTFKGLFKEGVNFKSIDTKSAEFLKYANNTFHALKVTFINELSSLADAMDVDFKEVLDLFTSDTKLNISKAYLSPGLPYGGQCLTKEVKALSKISKLQSIQTPLISSIEESNDEHLQRCIESLKKYESAGFIGIGFKSNSGDIRNSPVLSILNALTNTHYFHPVDHSTMIQAKKHLSIESLIEFSKVIIISTNDLSLEDWEKLFKSSRDILISSTKIKCPLPNYKPRVIGETKR, via the coding sequence ATGAATGAAATTTGTATTCACGGCCTAGGAATTGTTGGATTGGTTCAGGCCCTTAAACTTTGTGAAGATGGGCATAAGGTCGCCTTATACGATATAAACTCTGAAACAAAGGAATCGATCAGTAGAGCAAAGATTCCTTTTTATGAAAGAGATATTGAAGGGCTTCTTGAAAAATACCTAAATCAAAGTTTAAGGCTCATCGACGAGAGTGAGATTGCTAATTACAATATTCATTTCATATGTGTAGGAACACCTTCTAACTCAAACAATACAGTTAACTTAGACCACCTAATAAGTTCTATAGAAGGCATTGAAGAAAAAGGAATTAAAAACGCTACACTCGTGATACGCTCAACTGTTCCACCCAATACAATCACTGAATTAACTCATAGTAAAAATAGCTTTGATAATATTATCTACTTTCCTGAATTTCTTAGGCAAGGAAGTGCATGGAAAGATCAGAAAGATGAGAAAACAATCATCTACTCCGTGAATAGAGGGTGCGATAGTACTTTCAAAGGTCTATTCAAAGAAGGGGTAAATTTCAAATCAATAGATACCAAATCAGCAGAGTTTTTAAAGTACGCTAATAATACATTTCATGCACTGAAAGTTACATTTATTAATGAGCTATCATCACTAGCTGATGCAATGGATGTAGATTTCAAAGAAGTCTTAGATCTTTTCACGAGTGATACAAAGCTCAATATCTCTAAGGCCTATTTGAGTCCAGGGTTACCCTACGGAGGTCAATGCCTAACCAAAGAGGTAAAAGCTTTAAGTAAAATTTCAAAGCTACAAAGTATACAGACACCATTAATTTCATCTATAGAAGAGAGCAATGATGAACATTTACAAAGATGTATCGAATCATTGAAGAAATATGAATCTGCTGGATTTATAGGGATTGGTTTTAAATCCAACTCTGGCGATATAAGAAATAGCCCCGTCCTCAGTATATTAAATGCTCTTACTAACACTCACTACTTCCATCCGGTAGATCATTCAACAATGATTCAGGCTAAAAAGCATTTGAGTATAGAAAGTTTAATTGAATTTTCAAAAGTCATTATTATTTCCACTAATGATCTCTCACTAGAAGATTGGGAGAAATTATTTAAAAGCTCTAGAGATATCTTAATTTCCTCAACTAAGATTAAGTGCCCTTTACCTAATTACAAACCGAGGGTTATTGGAGAGACAAAGAGATGA
- a CDS encoding glycosyltransferase family 2 protein: MSPKITFVLPTKDEEKTIGNIIKEINSLSSELNFQISEILVSDDSRDNTKEIALSLGAKVLFGGGKGLGEAMYRGLKAASNTDCDFIISLDTDGQTNLAEISDMTQAINEQKADLVLSSRFKRKDLVSYNYPLINRIGVLILVKFLRYGSKSPLTDSHGGIRIMKKDVASRLEMLGTHTYVQETIFDAAKKGFKIAEIEGRWLPRNGESRVLASIPKYVAYTLPVIILRLGLHMKLLLPIFCTLLLLSIGYLIISLSTTAVVSILISILLIFQVYLFEYLQSVLIQNRRYE; the protein is encoded by the coding sequence ATGAGTCCAAAAATTACTTTTGTCCTCCCTACAAAAGATGAAGAAAAAACAATAGGAAATATCATAAAGGAGATTAACTCACTTTCAAGTGAACTTAATTTTCAGATCTCAGAGATTCTTGTCTCTGATGATTCAAGAGACAATACGAAAGAAATTGCTCTATCGTTAGGAGCGAAAGTTCTCTTTGGAGGAGGCAAAGGTTTAGGCGAAGCCATGTACCGTGGGCTAAAAGCAGCCTCAAATACTGACTGCGACTTTATCATTTCTCTAGATACAGATGGACAGACAAATCTTGCAGAAATTTCTGATATGACTCAGGCCATAAATGAGCAAAAGGCGGACCTCGTTCTATCCTCACGCTTTAAGCGCAAAGATCTCGTTTCTTATAACTATCCATTAATAAATAGAATTGGAGTTCTCATTCTAGTTAAATTCTTAAGGTATGGGAGTAAGTCTCCTCTCACCGACTCCCACGGAGGAATTAGAATTATGAAAAAGGATGTTGCCTCTAGACTTGAAATGCTTGGTACACATACATATGTACAAGAAACAATTTTTGATGCAGCAAAGAAAGGATTTAAAATTGCTGAGATTGAAGGTAGATGGTTACCTCGAAATGGTGAATCAAGAGTACTTGCCTCCATTCCAAAGTATGTGGCGTACACTCTGCCTGTCATCATTTTAAGACTTGGACTTCATATGAAGTTATTACTACCAATTTTCTGCACACTATTACTCTTATCGATAGGTTATTTAATCATTAGTTTAAGTACTACAGCTGTTGTTTCTATATTGATTTCAATCTTACTTATTTTCCAGGTATATCTATTTGAATACCTACAAAGTGTACTTATCCAAAACAGAAGATATGAATAA
- the asnB gene encoding asparagine synthase (glutamine-hydrolyzing) produces MCGLAGIYNYSNEQDIKETIESFDSLLKHRGPDGKGSYFDDKYLVAHRRLAIVNSDSNSDQPFYSKCRRYNLSFNGEIYNYLELAQELKEEGIVLSTTSDTEVLLESYLFWGTSFLDKVNGMFAIAIWDSVDKKIFIARDRLGIKPLYYAHDGKSFVFSSEIRPILKVIKKCSLNYESLSDYFRFRYIQGDATAFKEVKCLSPGSYMIASGTEFTHKKYWSLQEAVKGPQSLNLEKLEEIYKSSIHLRMRSHSKIGSYLSSGIDSSSLLFANSETQRIHSTYTFDTEDSKSEVKEAKQISTQLNIRHTEVKKKSNYKNLSTILKNLEEPIGDNIILASNDLAHMASKDVKVILSGEGADEILNGYAHHYVLYILSKFKFLTKAIGHIINFLPLKFINYIHPYPREFDRRTIQSISSKLTRFENSKEYIQSFTELFSNEDLSIFLKSSFYNKLSNRKISTSNEYKESNFLNKLTLHDLENWNVKYTLLRSDKINMSHSLEARVPFMDHRLVEYIYSLKIEDRIGLREQKIPLKRLMKRLGAPKAIWNKKKAPFLVSLSNEREYIEFQTYCEEELTSTMLKDSPFWNCEEVLELINKKRSRSFVEDKQLFSILAFQSWFNEFEEFGLSI; encoded by the coding sequence ATGTGTGGTTTAGCTGGCATCTACAATTACTCTAACGAACAAGATATTAAAGAAACTATTGAGAGCTTTGATTCTCTTCTTAAGCATAGAGGTCCCGATGGTAAGGGGAGCTACTTCGATGATAAGTACTTAGTTGCTCACAGAAGATTAGCCATTGTAAACTCAGACTCCAACTCTGATCAGCCCTTCTACTCTAAATGTAGAAGATATAATCTCTCGTTCAACGGGGAAATATATAATTACCTAGAGCTTGCACAAGAACTGAAAGAAGAGGGTATTGTTCTAAGTACCACTTCAGATACAGAAGTCTTACTTGAATCATATCTTTTTTGGGGCACTTCATTTCTAGATAAAGTAAATGGAATGTTTGCCATCGCTATTTGGGACAGTGTGGACAAGAAGATCTTCATTGCTCGCGATAGACTTGGAATAAAACCTCTTTACTATGCTCACGATGGGAAGAGCTTTGTTTTCTCATCGGAAATAAGGCCTATACTTAAAGTCATAAAGAAGTGTTCTCTAAATTATGAATCACTGTCGGACTACTTTCGCTTTCGCTACATACAAGGAGATGCAACTGCATTTAAAGAGGTGAAGTGCCTAAGTCCAGGTAGCTATATGATCGCTTCAGGCACTGAATTTACTCATAAAAAATATTGGTCACTACAAGAGGCAGTTAAGGGCCCTCAGTCTCTCAATCTCGAGAAACTAGAAGAAATATATAAATCTTCAATTCATCTTAGGATGAGATCCCACTCTAAGATTGGGAGTTATTTAAGCTCGGGAATAGATTCCTCTTCTCTACTCTTTGCAAATTCAGAGACTCAAAGAATCCACTCCACATATACCTTTGACACAGAGGATTCTAAAAGTGAAGTCAAAGAAGCCAAGCAAATCTCTACTCAACTTAATATAAGACATACAGAAGTAAAGAAGAAATCCAATTATAAAAACCTCTCTACTATCTTAAAAAACTTAGAAGAGCCTATTGGAGACAATATTATTTTAGCGAGTAACGACCTCGCACATATGGCATCTAAAGATGTTAAAGTCATACTCTCAGGAGAGGGGGCTGATGAGATACTCAATGGCTATGCTCATCACTATGTACTCTACATACTCTCTAAATTTAAGTTTTTAACTAAAGCCATTGGACATATTATTAATTTCTTACCACTAAAGTTTATAAACTATATTCACCCCTACCCGAGAGAATTTGATAGACGAACGATTCAAAGTATTTCTTCCAAACTCACTCGATTTGAGAATTCTAAAGAGTATATACAAAGTTTCACTGAATTATTTTCAAACGAAGATCTATCAATCTTCTTAAAGAGTAGCTTCTACAATAAATTATCAAATAGAAAGATCTCCACTAGCAATGAGTACAAAGAGAGCAATTTTCTTAACAAGCTCACTCTCCACGATCTTGAGAATTGGAATGTTAAATATACCTTATTAAGAAGTGATAAAATTAACATGTCTCACTCTCTAGAAGCCAGAGTACCATTTATGGATCATCGCTTAGTTGAGTATATCTATTCTTTAAAGATAGAAGATCGTATTGGCCTAAGGGAGCAAAAAATCCCATTAAAAAGACTAATGAAAAGATTAGGGGCCCCTAAAGCAATTTGGAATAAGAAGAAAGCCCCCTTCTTAGTATCTCTATCAAATGAACGGGAATACATTGAATTCCAAACATACTGTGAAGAAGAGCTTACATCTACAATGCTTAAAGACTCCCCCTTTTGGAATTGCGAAGAAGTCCTAGAGCTAATTAATAAAAAGAGATCGAGAAGTTTCGTTGAAGATAAGCAATTATTTTCAATTCTTGCATTTCAGTCTTGGTTCAATGAATTTGAAGAGTTTGGCCTTAGTATTTAA
- a CDS encoding tryptophan--tRNA ligase, which translates to MSDKKISLTGIKPTGVPHLGNYLGAIKPALEMAQSSEYEGYYFIADYHSLTTIHKPEVLREYIYEVAATWLALGLDPSKVTLYQQSHIPEILELNWITSCFTAKGLMNRAHAYKALVQNNEEAGKDIDHGVNMGIYTYPILMACDILFLKSNIVPVGADQLQHIEIARDIASAFNYVYGDVFTLPEAKAQEGALVPGLDGRKMSKSYGNHIPLFLPEKKLRKTINKITTDTSAPEDPKNPDDSLVFDLYKFFATEEQVTELDAWYRRGIGWGEAKLELFNVINDHLKGPREKYNELMADKSQIDKVLVEGAERVRPKAAAFLKEVKKAVGVLS; encoded by the coding sequence ATGAGCGACAAGAAAATAAGTTTAACTGGAATAAAGCCAACTGGCGTACCACACCTAGGAAATTATCTAGGAGCAATAAAGCCTGCACTTGAGATGGCGCAATCATCTGAGTATGAAGGATATTACTTTATTGCAGATTATCACTCTCTTACAACAATCCATAAGCCGGAAGTTTTACGAGAGTATATTTACGAAGTTGCAGCAACTTGGTTGGCCCTAGGACTTGATCCTTCTAAAGTGACACTGTATCAACAAAGTCATATCCCTGAAATTTTAGAATTAAATTGGATAACTTCTTGCTTCACAGCTAAAGGTCTAATGAATAGAGCTCACGCTTATAAGGCCCTTGTTCAAAATAATGAAGAGGCCGGAAAGGATATTGACCACGGTGTTAATATGGGGATTTATACTTACCCCATTCTAATGGCATGTGATATTTTATTTTTAAAGTCAAATATTGTTCCTGTTGGCGCTGACCAGCTTCAGCATATTGAAATTGCAAGAGATATTGCAAGTGCCTTTAACTATGTCTACGGTGATGTCTTTACACTTCCTGAAGCTAAGGCGCAGGAAGGTGCTCTTGTTCCTGGTTTAGATGGTAGAAAAATGAGTAAGAGTTATGGGAATCATATTCCACTCTTTTTACCAGAAAAGAAGCTTAGGAAAACAATTAATAAGATTACTACGGATACATCTGCACCTGAAGATCCAAAAAATCCAGATGACTCACTAGTCTTTGACCTCTATAAATTCTTTGCAACTGAAGAACAAGTCACTGAGCTTGATGCTTGGTATAGACGAGGAATTGGTTGGGGAGAGGCCAAGCTTGAGCTATTCAACGTTATCAATGATCATTTAAAAGGCCCTCGAGAGAAGTATAATGAATTGATGGCCGATAAATCTCAAATTGATAAAGTACTTGTTGAAGGTGCTGAAAGAGTTCGTCCAAAAGCAGCGGCCTTTTTGAAAGAGGTTAAAAAAGCAGTGGGTGTACTTAGTTAA
- a CDS encoding vWA domain-containing protein — protein MNHDPLFTKFALDEMTIEEGSNYRNDLLSKDISEEEINAEVEAIRATSAAIKSEYQRDQVLNLSKASKEELLKKKKWKIFKKIALGLSLTTSVFTLFIATVAIWYNFSNSNLKDRFHDNFFGKYEGFADNFSDSQVHSTNLLSREKYDHIEASSYSRVSDNPLTTFSIDVDTASYANVRRFINNGVRPNKGAVRVEELINYFSYDYTFSNPEHPIDLKLDLTNSPWNKDRKVVRVALKADTPKTAINSSKNLVFLLDVSGSMSSPNKLPLLKESIKLLLRNLKGDDKVSIVVYAGSSGVVLEPTSVSDKVKIHKALNQLQSGGSTNGGAGIVAAYKLAEEEFIKNGVNRVILATDGDFNVGTTSRYELVDLIQEKAKKNIYLTVLGLGMGNYSDSLLEEISNKGNGNYAYIDSLSEANKILNVDLEKNFVTVAKDVKIQIEFNPSKVEAYRLIGYENRQLANEDFNDDTKDAGDIGAGHTVTAIYEIVPKGGGIDLPKIDKLKYSSSTKTEVNSDELLTVKVRYKKPNAFMSDKFEKSLKGGSEFVDNDFTFALAVASFGLKLRDDELTKNMSYEEIRSMADRSKGEDKHHYREEFIELIDLLKK, from the coding sequence ATGAATCATGATCCATTATTTACAAAATTTGCCCTTGATGAAATGACTATTGAAGAAGGAAGTAATTATAGAAATGATCTTTTAAGCAAAGATATTTCTGAAGAAGAAATTAATGCTGAAGTAGAGGCCATTAGAGCAACTTCAGCAGCTATAAAAAGTGAATACCAAAGGGATCAAGTTTTAAACTTATCTAAGGCCAGTAAAGAAGAGCTTTTAAAGAAAAAGAAATGGAAAATTTTTAAGAAGATAGCTCTAGGTCTCTCCTTAACAACGAGTGTATTTACACTCTTCATTGCTACTGTCGCTATTTGGTATAATTTTAGCAATTCAAACTTGAAAGATCGTTTTCATGATAATTTTTTTGGAAAGTATGAGGGATTTGCTGATAATTTTAGTGATAGTCAAGTTCACTCAACTAATCTTCTCTCTCGTGAAAAATATGATCATATTGAAGCGAGTAGCTATTCTCGAGTAAGCGATAACCCTCTTACAACATTCTCTATAGATGTCGATACAGCAAGCTACGCAAACGTTAGAAGGTTTATTAATAACGGAGTAAGGCCAAATAAAGGAGCGGTTAGAGTTGAGGAATTAATCAATTACTTTTCTTATGATTACACTTTTTCAAATCCTGAACATCCAATTGATTTAAAGTTAGATTTAACAAATAGTCCTTGGAATAAAGACAGAAAAGTTGTTAGGGTCGCACTTAAAGCCGATACTCCAAAAACAGCTATTAACTCTTCAAAGAATCTAGTGTTTCTTTTAGATGTATCTGGCTCAATGAGTAGCCCAAATAAATTACCTCTTCTTAAGGAGTCAATTAAGCTTCTTCTTAGAAACTTAAAGGGCGATGATAAGGTATCAATTGTAGTCTATGCTGGTTCTTCAGGTGTTGTTTTAGAACCGACTAGTGTTTCAGATAAAGTTAAAATCCATAAAGCGCTCAATCAACTCCAATCTGGGGGCTCAACTAATGGAGGAGCCGGTATTGTTGCAGCCTATAAGTTAGCTGAGGAAGAATTTATAAAAAATGGAGTGAATAGAGTCATTTTAGCAACAGATGGGGATTTTAATGTCGGGACAACAAGTCGTTATGAATTAGTAGACCTCATACAAGAGAAAGCAAAGAAGAATATATATCTAACGGTACTCGGGTTAGGAATGGGTAATTATTCAGATTCATTGCTTGAAGAGATCTCTAATAAAGGGAACGGAAATTATGCCTATATCGATTCATTGAGCGAAGCCAATAAGATCTTAAATGTTGATTTAGAAAAGAATTTCGTAACAGTTGCGAAAGATGTGAAAATTCAAATTGAGTTCAATCCTTCTAAAGTAGAGGCCTATCGTCTTATTGGGTATGAAAATAGACAGCTTGCAAACGAAGACTTTAATGATGATACAAAAGATGCTGGTGATATTGGTGCTGGACACACTGTAACTGCTATCTATGAGATTGTTCCAAAGGGTGGAGGGATTGATTTACCTAAGATAGATAAATTGAAATATTCATCTTCAACAAAGACTGAAGTTAACTCTGATGAGTTATTAACCGTAAAGGTTAGATACAAGAAACCAAATGCTTTTATGAGTGATAAGTTTGAGAAATCTCTTAAGGGTGGTTCTGAGTTTGTTGATAATGACTTTACCTTTGCCCTTGCGGTTGCAAGTTTTGGACTGAAGCTTAGAGATGATGAGCTGACGAAGAATATGAGTTATGAAGAAATTAGATCTATGGCAGATAGATCTAAAGGTGAGGACAAGCACCATTATCGTGAAGAGTTTATCGAGTTAATTGATCTATTGAAAAAGTAA
- a CDS encoding RNA polymerase sigma factor, which produces MSKKMKWFTEVVLKHEAPLIGYVFKILRKRATSEEVTQESFLKLWREVFPNKEYENYPKAWLYRVCRNMAIDILRKDTRLVFDGEVEELISCPSISESVFDSSIILQEIGKLKPIEVEVMTLKFANDLSYKEISSITNLSVSNVGFIIHDCVKKVRAIVLKEQVIYSQEVLNES; this is translated from the coding sequence ATGTCTAAAAAAATGAAGTGGTTTACGGAAGTTGTTCTTAAACATGAAGCTCCTCTCATTGGTTATGTCTTTAAAATTCTACGTAAAAGAGCGACTAGTGAAGAGGTGACTCAGGAAAGCTTTCTAAAACTATGGAGAGAAGTTTTCCCTAATAAAGAGTATGAGAATTATCCAAAGGCCTGGCTCTATAGAGTCTGTAGAAATATGGCCATAGATATTCTTAGAAAGGATACGAGGCTTGTTTTTGATGGAGAAGTTGAAGAGTTGATAAGCTGCCCATCAATTAGTGAGTCTGTATTTGATAGCAGTATTATTTTGCAAGAGATTGGAAAGTTAAAGCCTATTGAGGTCGAAGTTATGACTTTAAAGTTTGCAAATGACTTAAGCTACAAAGAGATTAGCTCTATTACAAACCTAAGTGTTTCAAATGTTGGTTTTATTATCCATGACTGTGTAAAGAAAGTTCGCGCTATTGTTTTAAAAGAACAAGTTATTTACTCACAGGAGGTTTTAAATGAATCATGA